A single genomic interval of Agrobacterium larrymoorei harbors:
- a CDS encoding HpcH/HpaI aldolase/citrate lyase family protein: MRLRSLLFVPGDRPDRMEKAVGTGADAVILDLEDSVALGQKALAREEVSAFLKTSKRSTKLFVRVNAFDSGMIDDDLSAILSGNPDALVLPKAEGAASVSRLSSLAGPIPILPIATETPTAIFELGSYAAVRDSLIGLTWGAEDLPAAIGASRSRDADGKLTPPYEMVRALTLFGAHAAGTLAIETVYPDFRDARGLELYALNARRDGFTGMMAIHPSQVPIINKAFLPTAKEVLRAREIVGAFEAEPDKGVLQIDGKMVDRPHLKQAQRILKMIEE, encoded by the coding sequence GTGAGATTGCGCTCGCTGCTTTTTGTCCCCGGCGACAGGCCGGATCGTATGGAGAAGGCGGTTGGCACCGGAGCCGACGCCGTTATCCTCGATCTGGAAGATTCCGTCGCACTTGGCCAAAAGGCGTTAGCACGCGAGGAGGTTTCCGCTTTCCTCAAAACGTCGAAGCGTTCCACCAAACTCTTCGTCCGGGTCAACGCGTTCGATAGCGGCATGATCGACGATGATCTCTCCGCCATCCTGAGCGGCAATCCGGATGCACTCGTGCTGCCAAAGGCCGAGGGTGCGGCAAGTGTCAGCCGCTTGTCTTCGCTCGCGGGCCCCATCCCGATCCTGCCGATTGCCACCGAGACACCTACGGCGATATTCGAATTAGGCAGTTACGCTGCCGTTCGAGACAGTCTCATCGGCCTGACCTGGGGTGCGGAAGATTTACCCGCAGCAATCGGAGCGAGCCGCTCTCGCGACGCGGATGGAAAGCTGACGCCGCCTTACGAGATGGTGCGAGCACTGACGCTTTTTGGAGCCCATGCTGCAGGCACGCTGGCAATCGAAACTGTCTATCCCGATTTTCGGGATGCTAGGGGGCTGGAATTATATGCCCTCAACGCCCGTCGTGACGGTTTTACGGGGATGATGGCGATCCACCCGTCTCAGGTGCCTATCATCAACAAGGCGTTTCTGCCCACTGCCAAAGAGGTTCTCAGAGCGCGTGAAATCGTCGGCGCATTCGAAGCCGAGCCGGATAAGGGCGTATTGCAGATCGACGGTAAAATGGTGGACCGTCCGCATCTGAAGCAGGCGCAACGCATCCTGAAAATGATTGAAGAGTAG
- a CDS encoding MaoC family dehydratase, whose product MAGRYFEEWTVGDRMTHDIRRTVTETDNLLFSTMTHNPQPLHLDAEAARASEFGQILVNGTFTFSLLIGLSVGDTTLGTLIANLGYDKVVMPKPVFIGDTLRAESEVHELRESRSRPEAGIVTFKHGLINQRQEVVCTCLRTALLQRKPA is encoded by the coding sequence ATGGCCGGGCGTTATTTCGAGGAATGGACAGTCGGCGACCGGATGACGCATGACATACGGCGAACCGTTACGGAAACGGACAATCTTCTTTTCTCCACCATGACCCATAATCCGCAACCGCTTCATCTGGATGCAGAAGCGGCGCGCGCCAGCGAGTTCGGCCAAATTCTGGTCAACGGCACCTTCACCTTCTCGCTGTTGATCGGGCTGAGCGTCGGCGATACCACGCTCGGCACGCTGATCGCCAACCTCGGATATGACAAGGTGGTGATGCCGAAACCCGTCTTCATTGGCGATACGCTACGGGCGGAAAGCGAAGTTCACGAATTAAGGGAAAGCCGCTCAAGACCCGAAGCGGGTATCGTGACTTTCAAACACGGCCTCATCAATCAGCGGCAGGAGGTTGTCTGCACCTGCCTTCGCACCGCACTTCTGCAAAGGAAACCGGCGTGA
- a CDS encoding acetyl/propionyl/methylcrotonyl-CoA carboxylase subunit alpha yields the protein MLDSLLIANRGEIARRIIRTARKLGIRTIAVHSDVDAEAPFVREADQAICIGTAPAKESYLRGDRIIEAALQAGARAIHPGYGFLSENADFAESVTGAGLIWVGAPPSAIRAMGLKDEAKRRMVAANVPVTPGYFGEGQSSEHLKKEADKIGYPVLIKAVAGGGGKGMRRVNASVDFDSALSSCKREASASFGDDRVLLEKYVLSPRHIEVQVFGDSFGNVVHLFERDCSLQRRHQKVIEEAPAPGMDAATRNAVCTAAVEAARAVGYVGAGTIEFIADASEGLRPDRIWFMEMNTRLQVEHPVTEAITGQDLVEWQLRVASGEPLPLRQDDIVMDGWAVEARLYAENPSNGFLPSIGMLDHLRLPDTIRVDSGVEEKGEVSPYYDPMIAKLIAKGKTRRQAIDALADAVAGVEIWPVKTNAAFLERTLKHSDFLSGAVDTGFIERHLDALVPSSEPGPHVLQAAANALLAEQRNGSWGQLRGFRLNGKASRRVEIVVAGQPYMVEIEDREPSESASNRVLFIDGEAWPIGWRRAGNKGQAGEGAGGMISSPMPGKVTALFVSKGEAVKRGQALIIIEAMKMEQTLTAPFDGKVMEIRASEGAQIAEGTMLLQIEKDG from the coding sequence GTGCTCGATAGCCTGCTGATTGCCAATCGCGGTGAGATTGCGCGGCGGATCATAAGAACCGCGCGAAAGCTCGGCATCCGCACGATTGCCGTTCATTCCGATGTCGATGCTGAAGCACCCTTTGTCCGGGAAGCCGACCAGGCGATCTGTATCGGCACGGCACCCGCGAAAGAAAGCTATCTGCGGGGTGACAGAATCATCGAGGCCGCCTTGCAGGCGGGGGCGCGCGCCATTCATCCGGGTTACGGTTTCCTTTCGGAAAACGCCGATTTTGCTGAAAGCGTCACCGGTGCCGGGTTGATCTGGGTCGGGGCGCCGCCTTCGGCAATTCGCGCCATGGGCCTGAAGGACGAAGCGAAGCGGCGAATGGTGGCGGCGAATGTGCCGGTAACACCGGGCTATTTCGGGGAAGGCCAGTCTTCTGAGCATCTGAAAAAGGAGGCCGACAAGATCGGCTATCCGGTTTTGATAAAGGCCGTTGCAGGCGGCGGGGGCAAGGGCATGCGCCGCGTGAACGCCTCCGTTGATTTCGACAGCGCGCTTTCAAGCTGCAAACGCGAGGCCTCGGCCTCCTTCGGCGACGACCGGGTGCTTCTTGAAAAATACGTCCTTTCGCCGAGGCACATCGAAGTACAGGTGTTCGGCGACAGTTTCGGCAATGTTGTTCATCTTTTCGAGCGAGACTGCTCTCTGCAAAGACGTCATCAGAAGGTCATCGAGGAAGCGCCTGCACCCGGAATGGACGCGGCAACGCGTAATGCGGTCTGCACGGCGGCGGTGGAGGCGGCGCGTGCGGTTGGATATGTCGGGGCTGGGACCATAGAATTCATCGCCGATGCCTCGGAAGGCTTAAGGCCGGATCGAATATGGTTCATGGAAATGAACACGCGATTGCAGGTCGAGCACCCTGTGACGGAGGCGATAACCGGTCAGGATCTGGTCGAATGGCAATTGCGCGTTGCCTCGGGCGAACCATTGCCCTTGCGGCAGGATGACATCGTAATGGATGGATGGGCAGTGGAGGCGCGATTATATGCCGAAAACCCCTCCAATGGTTTCCTTCCCTCAATCGGCATGCTCGATCATTTGCGCCTCCCCGACACCATTCGCGTCGATAGTGGCGTGGAAGAGAAGGGCGAGGTCAGCCCCTATTACGACCCCATGATCGCAAAGCTGATAGCCAAAGGGAAAACGCGCAGGCAAGCGATTGACGCATTGGCCGACGCTGTGGCCGGTGTCGAAATATGGCCTGTGAAGACCAATGCTGCCTTTTTGGAGAGAACATTGAAGCATTCCGATTTCCTGTCCGGTGCCGTCGATACCGGTTTCATCGAGCGGCATCTGGATGCACTCGTTCCCTCGTCTGAGCCCGGACCGCATGTTCTACAGGCGGCAGCCAACGCTCTTTTGGCAGAACAACGCAACGGTTCCTGGGGGCAACTGCGCGGCTTTCGTTTGAATGGAAAAGCATCGCGGCGTGTGGAAATCGTCGTTGCCGGTCAACCTTATATGGTCGAGATTGAAGATAGGGAGCCTTCGGAGAGCGCAAGCAACCGCGTGCTTTTCATCGATGGCGAGGCATGGCCCATTGGCTGGCGTCGCGCTGGAAATAAAGGTCAGGCAGGCGAGGGGGCCGGTGGCATGATTTCCTCTCCCATGCCCGGCAAGGTCACAGCACTCTTCGTTTCGAAAGGTGAGGCGGTAAAGCGGGGGCAGGCGCTGATCATCATCGAGGCGATGAAAATGGAGCAGACATTGACCGCTCCCTTCGATGGCAAGGTGATGGAAATCAGGGCAAGCGAAGGCGCGCAGATTGCTGAAGGTACGATGCTTTTGCAGATCGAAAAGGATGGGTGA
- a CDS encoding carboxyl transferase domain-containing protein, whose translation MPQLHSTIDTSSETFLANRTHNIALAEALRQKVAETAKGGSEKHRERHVARGKLLARDRVERLLDPLSPFLEIGQLAANGMYEDEAPGAGMIAGIGKVSGVDCMIVAHDPTVKGGAYFPMTVKKHLRAQEIAFENRLPCIYLVDSGGANLPHQAEVFPDRDHFGRIFYNQAQMSAAGIAQIACVMGSCTAGGAYVPAMSDETVIVRNQGTIFLAGPPLVKAATGEVISAEDLGGADVHSRRSGVVDHVAENDEEALLIVRDIVATLNRKRQVDIELFEPHPPAYDANELYGIVPKDVRTPYDVRDVIARIVDQSELHEFKASYGITLVCGFARIWGMPVAILANNGVLFSESALKGAHFIELACQRRVPLLFLQNISGFMVGGKYEADGIAKNGAKLVTAVATASVPKITVLIGGSFGAGNYGMCGRAYQPRFLFSWPNSRISVMGGEQAAAVLATVHRDADTWSAQEEDAFKTPIRQKYENEGNPYYATARLWDDGIIDPAQTRDVLGLAFAATLNAPIPERAQFGLFRM comes from the coding sequence ATGCCGCAACTCCACAGCACCATCGATACCTCCTCCGAAACCTTTCTCGCCAACAGGACGCATAATATCGCGCTTGCCGAAGCACTTCGGCAGAAGGTGGCAGAGACAGCCAAGGGCGGATCGGAAAAGCATCGCGAGCGTCACGTTGCGCGCGGAAAATTGCTCGCGCGCGACCGCGTGGAACGTCTGCTGGACCCGCTCTCGCCCTTTCTCGAAATCGGTCAGCTGGCAGCCAACGGCATGTATGAGGACGAAGCACCGGGCGCCGGAATGATCGCCGGTATCGGCAAGGTATCGGGTGTCGACTGCATGATCGTGGCGCATGACCCCACCGTAAAGGGCGGGGCCTATTTTCCGATGACGGTGAAGAAGCATCTGCGCGCTCAGGAAATTGCTTTCGAAAACAGGCTGCCTTGCATCTATCTGGTGGATTCCGGCGGTGCGAACTTACCGCATCAGGCGGAAGTTTTTCCAGATAGGGATCATTTCGGGCGTATCTTCTACAATCAGGCACAGATGTCTGCCGCAGGCATTGCCCAGATTGCATGCGTCATGGGAAGCTGCACTGCAGGCGGTGCCTATGTGCCGGCAATGTCTGATGAAACCGTTATCGTCAGAAATCAGGGGACGATCTTTCTGGCAGGCCCCCCGCTGGTCAAGGCGGCAACGGGGGAGGTGATTTCTGCCGAAGATCTTGGCGGAGCAGATGTTCACAGCAGACGTTCCGGCGTGGTTGATCATGTCGCGGAAAATGACGAGGAAGCGCTACTGATCGTCCGCGATATCGTTGCGACGCTGAACCGGAAGAGACAGGTCGATATCGAACTTTTTGAACCTCATCCACCTGCTTACGATGCGAATGAGCTTTACGGGATCGTGCCCAAAGACGTGCGCACCCCCTATGACGTTCGCGACGTCATCGCCCGAATTGTCGACCAGTCCGAGCTTCACGAATTCAAGGCAAGCTATGGCATCACGCTCGTCTGCGGATTTGCCCGCATATGGGGAATGCCCGTCGCAATCCTTGCCAATAACGGGGTTCTTTTTTCTGAAAGTGCGCTGAAGGGAGCGCATTTCATCGAGCTTGCCTGCCAAAGACGTGTGCCGCTTCTCTTCCTTCAGAACATTTCCGGCTTCATGGTGGGCGGGAAATACGAAGCAGACGGCATCGCAAAGAATGGTGCCAAGCTGGTGACCGCCGTTGCGACAGCCTCCGTCCCGAAAATCACGGTGTTGATCGGCGGCAGTTTCGGCGCGGGCAATTACGGCATGTGTGGTAGGGCTTATCAGCCGCGCTTTCTGTTCAGTTGGCCCAATTCCCGTATCTCCGTCATGGGCGGAGAGCAGGCCGCCGCCGTGCTCGCAACGGTGCATCGGGATGCCGATACCTGGAGTGCGCAAGAGGAAGACGCTTTCAAGACCCCCATCCGGCAGAAATACGAGAATGAGGGCAACCCCTATTATGCGACGGCCAGACTGTGGGACGACGGCATCATCGACCCCGCACAGACGAGAGATGTTTTGGGCCTCGCATTTGCCGCAACCCTGAATGCCCCGATACCGGAGCGGGCGCAATTCGGCCTGTTCAGGATGTAG
- a CDS encoding isovaleryl-CoA dehydrogenase: MVELDFGLSEMTESLRDATRRFATEKIAPLAAEIDRDDRFPIELWPEMGALGLHGITAEEEYGGLKLGYLDHVIACEEVSRVSASVGLSYGAHSNLCINQISRWGSPEQKQKYLPKLISGEHVGSLAMSEAGAGSDVVSMKLKAEKVEGGCRLNGTKFWITNAPYAETLVVYARTQADAGSRGITAFLIEKGFAGFSIGQKIDKVGMRGSPTAELVFNDCFVPESAVMGPLNGGVKVLMSGLDYERVVLSGIQLGIMQACLDVVLPYVRERKQFGQPIGSFQLMQAKVADMVVALNSARAYVYAVARACDAGKTTRHDAAGAILFASENAVRVAEQAVQALGGAGYTKDWPVERLWRDSKLLDIGAGTNEVRRMLIGREVIAAEKA, translated from the coding sequence ATGGTGGAGCTTGATTTCGGGCTGTCTGAAATGACGGAATCATTGCGCGATGCCACCCGGCGTTTTGCGACTGAGAAAATCGCGCCACTTGCGGCGGAAATAGACCGTGATGACCGGTTTCCAATCGAACTCTGGCCGGAAATGGGCGCGCTGGGGCTGCACGGCATAACCGCGGAAGAAGAGTATGGCGGTCTGAAGCTCGGCTATCTGGACCATGTCATCGCCTGCGAAGAAGTCAGCCGCGTCTCCGCCTCAGTCGGGCTCTCCTATGGCGCCCATTCCAACCTCTGCATCAACCAGATTTCACGCTGGGGCTCGCCTGAGCAGAAACAGAAATACCTGCCAAAGCTCATTTCCGGCGAGCATGTCGGAAGTCTCGCAATGTCCGAAGCTGGCGCTGGATCGGACGTTGTTTCGATGAAGCTCAAGGCGGAAAAAGTCGAGGGAGGCTGCCGGCTAAACGGCACCAAGTTCTGGATCACCAATGCGCCCTATGCTGAGACGCTGGTGGTTTATGCGAGGACACAGGCAGATGCAGGCTCACGCGGCATCACCGCCTTTCTCATCGAAAAAGGTTTCGCCGGTTTTTCAATCGGGCAGAAGATCGACAAGGTCGGCATGCGCGGTTCCCCAACGGCAGAACTCGTCTTCAACGACTGTTTCGTTCCCGAAAGCGCAGTCATGGGCCCGCTGAATGGCGGGGTAAAAGTGCTGATGTCGGGCCTCGATTATGAGCGCGTCGTCCTTTCCGGCATCCAGCTCGGCATCATGCAGGCCTGTCTCGATGTGGTTCTGCCCTATGTTCGGGAACGAAAGCAGTTCGGTCAGCCAATCGGAAGCTTCCAGCTCATGCAGGCGAAGGTGGCGGATATGGTCGTGGCGCTGAATTCTGCCCGTGCTTATGTTTATGCTGTCGCAAGAGCCTGCGATGCGGGCAAGACGACACGACACGATGCGGCTGGCGCTATCCTCTTTGCATCTGAAAATGCGGTAAGGGTTGCGGAGCAGGCGGTTCAGGCACTGGGCGGAGCAGGTTACACCAAGGATTGGCCGGTGGAGCGTCTTTGGCGCGATTCCAAACTTCTCGATATCGGCGCTGGCACCAATGAAGTCCGTCGCATGCTGATCGGTCGGGAAGTCATTGCCGCGGAGAAAGCATGA
- a CDS encoding LysR family transcriptional regulator, protein MIDRYLLRYLLAVVDKGSFTKAAAHCGVSQPTLSAGIAKLEAEVGAALLLRSNRRVELTGLGVRWVERARRIEREFTLGEQEARLPDAQSTLRLGVVSSLPSTWMEEALRAARLGGRPYRIEIVEASEKLLLERLDRGRLDVLLSVVRGARSRFSDVIFEEGYGLVLPSDHPLAQKQNIDAEEVADSQMIVRRHCEALSATSGHFTARGVRPFMSARTTNDNQALGYVRAGHGLTVMPDCFADEDIAMARLSGFDLRREIGFVHDRIPEERRHSEALTAIRDTLLERHAKLRQAFPHLA, encoded by the coding sequence ATGATCGATCGATATCTTTTGCGCTATCTTCTGGCCGTTGTCGACAAGGGCAGCTTCACAAAGGCGGCCGCGCATTGCGGCGTGTCGCAGCCGACGCTCTCGGCAGGCATTGCCAAATTGGAGGCGGAAGTGGGAGCCGCTCTTCTCCTTCGAAGCAACCGCCGCGTCGAATTGACCGGACTTGGTGTGCGGTGGGTGGAGCGGGCGCGCAGGATCGAGCGCGAGTTTACGCTTGGTGAGCAGGAGGCACGGCTTCCAGATGCCCAATCCACTTTACGCCTGGGTGTTGTTTCCAGCCTGCCGAGCACATGGATGGAGGAGGCGTTACGCGCCGCACGCTTAGGTGGCAGGCCTTACAGGATCGAGATTGTCGAAGCCTCGGAAAAGCTTCTTCTGGAGCGGCTCGATCGTGGTCGGTTGGACGTTCTGCTCAGTGTCGTTCGTGGTGCGAGGTCTCGCTTTTCCGACGTCATTTTTGAAGAAGGCTACGGCCTCGTACTCCCTTCCGATCATCCGCTTGCACAAAAACAAAACATCGATGCGGAAGAGGTTGCAGATAGCCAGATGATCGTTCGCAGACATTGCGAAGCGCTGTCCGCTACGAGCGGTCATTTCACCGCACGCGGTGTCAGGCCTTTCATGTCGGCGCGGACAACAAATGACAATCAGGCTCTTGGCTATGTCCGAGCGGGACACGGATTGACAGTCATGCCCGATTGTTTTGCTGACGAGGACATTGCAATGGCCCGTCTTTCAGGGTTCGATCTCAGGCGTGAGATCGGCTTCGTCCATGATCGGATACCGGAGGAACGCCGCCATTCCGAGGCGCTCACCGCAATTCGCGATACCCTTTTGGAAAGGCATGCGAAGCTGCGGCAGGCATTTCCTCACCTTGCCTGA
- a CDS encoding DUF4112 domain-containing protein, with the protein MAARTWNAGGFGASASRDAFDVEQRLLKLRRLSGISRLMDTAVGIPGTRIRFGADSVLGLVPVLGDGAGALVGLYIVNEARRLGVPPEKLAKMIGNVAMDSIVGSVPLFGDLFDVYFKSHRRNVQIILDHFGVQPEELRRKR; encoded by the coding sequence ATGGCAGCGAGAACATGGAATGCAGGTGGCTTTGGCGCGAGTGCCTCAAGGGACGCCTTTGATGTCGAGCAACGTCTTCTGAAACTGCGCAGACTGTCCGGCATCTCCCGACTGATGGATACGGCGGTTGGCATTCCCGGCACGCGCATCCGCTTCGGGGCCGATTCCGTTCTCGGCCTCGTACCGGTCCTTGGTGACGGCGCTGGTGCGCTTGTTGGGCTTTATATCGTCAATGAGGCCCGCCGTCTTGGTGTTCCGCCGGAAAAGCTGGCGAAAATGATCGGTAATGTCGCGATGGATTCCATCGTCGGCAGCGTGCCGCTCTTCGGCGATCTGTTCGACGTCTATTTCAAATCCCACCGCCGCAACGTGCAGATCATTCTCGATCATTTCGGCGTCCAGCCGGAAGAATTGCGACGAAAGAGGTGA
- a CDS encoding acyl carrier protein, which yields MDEIAGRIKSIIGHYLEIPADTIEDNASFTEDLGADSLEAVEIIMAIEQEFGVVIDDDAAEKILSVGDAVNYLKENMLQL from the coding sequence ATGGACGAGATAGCAGGCCGAATAAAGTCGATCATCGGACACTATTTGGAGATTCCGGCAGATACGATTGAGGATAACGCGAGCTTCACGGAAGACCTTGGCGCGGATTCTCTTGAAGCGGTCGAAATCATCATGGCAATCGAGCAGGAATTCGGTGTGGTGATCGATGACGACGCGGCTGAAAAAATTCTTAGCGTTGGCGATGCGGTGAATTATCTGAAAGAAAACATGCTGCAGCTTTAA
- a CDS encoding transglycosylase SLT domain-containing protein: MTSRRLVGQIKAAALMLVALSSGAAAASEKTSDASCLYEGDVGGETICIRKNSFNADLCRAIGRSAETHGVPPAFFARLIWRESLFRPEAISHKGAEGIAQFMPSTARLRGLENSFHVIEALDASATYLKTLEGQFGNFGFAAAAYNAGEGGLSRFLNTGRLPIETRDYVFAITGQTIEMWKDKPPEKAALELDDAMPFQEACVQLASTRRMNEPVFAGSADWAPWGVQLSAHYRPSVVDQLFNRAIAKLPAPLNDERALIVRQRGGNFGSRPRYAARIGRETRAEANSLCERIKAASVPCTVFRNR; the protein is encoded by the coding sequence ATGACCTCAAGACGCTTGGTCGGCCAAATTAAGGCCGCCGCACTTATGCTCGTCGCGCTCTCTTCCGGCGCAGCTGCGGCATCGGAAAAAACGTCGGACGCTTCCTGTCTCTACGAAGGCGATGTGGGTGGAGAAACGATCTGCATCAGGAAAAACAGTTTCAATGCGGACCTCTGCCGGGCCATAGGCCGTTCCGCTGAAACGCATGGCGTGCCGCCTGCTTTCTTTGCGCGGCTCATCTGGCGGGAAAGCCTTTTTCGCCCGGAAGCCATCAGCCACAAGGGCGCTGAGGGAATTGCACAATTCATGCCATCCACCGCGCGGCTGAGAGGACTTGAGAACAGCTTCCACGTCATCGAAGCGCTCGATGCATCCGCTACCTACCTCAAGACCCTGGAAGGGCAGTTTGGCAATTTCGGTTTTGCCGCGGCGGCCTACAATGCAGGTGAAGGCGGGCTTTCCCGCTTCCTGAATACGGGTCGCCTGCCCATCGAGACGCGCGATTATGTTTTTGCGATCACCGGCCAGACAATCGAGATGTGGAAGGACAAGCCACCTGAGAAGGCTGCTCTCGAGTTGGATGACGCGATGCCGTTTCAGGAGGCTTGCGTTCAACTGGCGTCCACACGCCGCATGAATGAGCCGGTCTTTGCCGGGTCGGCAGACTGGGCACCCTGGGGCGTACAACTCTCGGCGCACTATCGGCCATCGGTGGTGGATCAGCTGTTCAACCGCGCAATTGCAAAGCTGCCTGCCCCACTGAATGATGAGCGCGCCCTGATCGTGCGCCAGCGCGGAGGCAACTTCGGCTCGCGGCCCAGATATGCGGCGCGGATTGGGCGGGAAACGCGTGCGGAAGCGAATTCCCTTTGCGAGCGCATAAAGGCCGCCTCGGTTCCCTGCACTGTCTTCCGTAACCGATAA
- a CDS encoding catalase family protein: MTSSPVRYSPELEEFRPDEDEVVSGLNDAFDVILKRTADDYGHAVRSVHAKAHGILKGRMRVEDGLSPELAQGLFAHPGNYDVFMRLSTNAGDILPDTIALPRGIAVKVVGVSGERLEGAAGETQDFVMVNGPVFQAPNAKKFLSNLKMLAKTTDRMEGTKEVLSSVLQVANKGLEAVGLASPKVQSLGGAPNVDPLGETYFSVTPFRYGEYVAKFRLKPVAHGLLELEGREIDTSTGDNAIRDTVRAEMQDIRGEWEFQVQLCRDVEKQPVEDPTVEWDEEEAPFATVARIVVEPQDSWSDEQVSTVDERMRFSVWTGLKDHQPLGNINRARKVPYEHSSRFREAFNGCPIHEPQR; this comes from the coding sequence ATGACCTCATCCCCGGTTCGTTATTCGCCTGAACTCGAAGAGTTTCGCCCCGATGAGGATGAGGTCGTGTCCGGTCTCAATGACGCATTCGACGTCATTCTCAAACGAACTGCGGACGATTACGGCCACGCAGTCCGCTCCGTCCACGCGAAAGCGCATGGAATATTGAAAGGTCGGATGAGGGTCGAGGATGGTTTGAGCCCGGAACTCGCACAGGGACTGTTTGCCCATCCGGGCAATTACGATGTCTTTATGCGCCTGTCCACGAATGCCGGGGACATCCTGCCCGATACAATCGCCTTGCCAAGAGGTATTGCTGTAAAGGTGGTCGGTGTTTCGGGCGAGAGGCTGGAGGGTGCGGCTGGCGAAACGCAGGATTTCGTCATGGTCAATGGACCCGTTTTTCAGGCGCCGAATGCGAAAAAGTTTCTGTCGAACCTGAAGATGCTGGCGAAAACCACCGACCGGATGGAAGGGACGAAAGAAGTGCTTTCCAGTGTTCTTCAGGTCGCCAACAAGGGTCTGGAAGCCGTCGGGCTTGCCAGCCCCAAGGTGCAATCCCTCGGTGGAGCGCCGAATGTGGATCCGCTCGGCGAGACCTATTTCAGTGTTACACCTTTTCGGTATGGCGAATATGTCGCGAAGTTCCGCCTGAAGCCGGTCGCCCATGGTTTGCTGGAACTGGAGGGTCGCGAGATCGATACCAGCACTGGCGACAATGCCATTCGCGATACTGTCCGCGCGGAAATGCAGGATATTCGTGGCGAGTGGGAGTTTCAGGTCCAGCTCTGTCGAGACGTTGAAAAACAGCCCGTCGAAGACCCTACCGTGGAGTGGGACGAGGAGGAAGCGCCATTCGCCACCGTCGCCCGCATCGTTGTCGAACCCCAGGACAGCTGGAGCGACGAGCAGGTTTCGACTGTGGATGAAAGGATGCGTTTCAGTGTCTGGACAGGCCTTAAGGATCACCAGCCGCTCGGCAACATCAACCGCGCACGCAAGGTGCCTTACGAGCACTCTTCTCGCTTCCGCGAGGCGTTCAACGGCTGTCCGATCCACGAGCCACAGCGATAA
- a CDS encoding DUF1206 domain-containing protein gives MSYADRSVAASPKPRFELLAKFGYAARGVVFLLVAGLALFSGFAKSQTDTKSAVSLLLEQPFGRVWVGLIGAGLFGFVAWRLAQSLLDSDGHGKKGKALIVRAALLGSAVTYTSLALYAIGHAFNSGGGEGSGEKGLAEWVMSRPFGSYLAIAVGIGFVIGGLVTSFKGIARKFEKYVKIPKNRSALSWVCIYGLVARGVVFAVTGILFAYAGYKVDPSQAGSMSDAMEWLRQLPFGQIIYLIIAAGLAAFGIYNLVEARYRIVKGPSLSEIKRAVPNLG, from the coding sequence ATGAGTTACGCCGACCGCTCAGTCGCCGCCAGCCCAAAACCTCGTTTCGAACTGCTTGCCAAATTCGGCTATGCAGCGCGAGGTGTAGTTTTCCTTTTGGTTGCGGGCCTCGCACTTTTCTCAGGCTTTGCCAAGAGCCAAACAGATACCAAATCTGCGGTTTCGCTACTCCTAGAACAGCCTTTTGGAAGGGTCTGGGTGGGCCTGATCGGGGCTGGACTGTTCGGCTTCGTCGCCTGGCGTCTGGCACAATCGCTGCTGGATAGCGATGGCCATGGCAAAAAGGGCAAGGCTTTGATCGTTCGCGCGGCACTCCTCGGCAGCGCTGTCACCTATACCAGCCTTGCACTCTATGCCATCGGCCACGCGTTCAATTCGGGCGGTGGCGAAGGTTCCGGTGAAAAAGGGCTTGCCGAATGGGTCATGTCCCGACCCTTCGGGTCCTACCTTGCCATTGCAGTTGGCATCGGTTTCGTCATCGGCGGCCTCGTTACCTCCTTCAAAGGCATTGCCCGCAAGTTCGAGAAATACGTAAAAATCCCCAAGAACCGATCCGCACTTTCATGGGTCTGTATTTACGGGCTTGTCGCACGCGGTGTGGTTTTTGCCGTCACCGGCATCCTGTTTGCCTATGCTGGTTATAAGGTCGATCCATCACAGGCAGGCAGCATGTCCGATGCCATGGAATGGTTGCGACAGCTGCCGTTTGGCCAGATTATCTATTTGATCATTGCAGCCGGACTGGCGGCTTTTGGAATCTACAATCTTGTCGAGGCGCGCTATCGTATCGTCAAGGGACCAAGCCTGTCCGAGATCAAGCGTGCTGTGCCCAATCTCGGTTAG